The Lucilia cuprina isolate Lc7/37 chromosome 5, ASM2204524v1, whole genome shotgun sequence genome includes a window with the following:
- the LOC111675209 gene encoding fat-body protein 1-like, whose product MQRIFVILLGLASLVAGGVILDRGRVGLTGQVGLGLQTMQGIQGGVGGMGIGIGSGTGQTLSRDELLRQKFILDVLHLVYQPLQQQELLQLDDANTVANEDLYMRPLTREMLMVLDMIRNNQMLGKQTICRIANDSHMQQMLGLYRLLVNARDFQTFQRLVVYARQNVNTEMFVNSLILALGERNDTQMLIVPALYEVLAEIYQQDQVINQVIDQVHQMESGSSSVRPQLMDVIGMGHQNRFLADQQQQQGGLLGVLNRSQLWMPWREFHRQLAWRKMMLGGRGPGMMGSNVVQQQGQIQQDKLEIPLAGSGLLSQDIGLKAYVNILIDELIVNQDNVRNSQHQQPIGIGGNLQGQRGQINRAGYNDNMHSSAGISGGRGQSHSFGGFGNYQQGGDNVMGGFGKHGGDNDDNDYQQRGFLSGRRENTLGGGRTNTLGGLGRNRGDNDYYQQGGIQSGRHGNTLEGGVNTDRLLFVGRRQRGNDVDVNDDLNRNNMGRRRIDLDTDELQGNGGRRLGGLDIDYEHAMDRNRVMAGGRRQTQTQNKNIYDNDDLQMGGGRRYFGNMQRNQGQNAGSNLQERENGINTVSANDARLLFVGRRRKDPNNVQTISGGNIHDDDDDDRISGGRRVSKEDKNEERQNKNKYHYKDDDEDSQYDRRRENSERYINVNRRGMFLGQNPNDDYNDLPWNRQQGRYGLNVNGRNNWRQQQIIDDDVYGNLYGKQGQGLGMGVGRGRSDFLNIVNRGQRQPFDNEQDLMWNQGGSLDMHLPTTSIDDERLLHVNRHKLSQVEEGRRVSNAQQDLDDDDEEYMYQTYGQGRNSQGNVRGQQQTNYQPNSYDVNSRGNQGSNSNRGQNRETTGRRYRRSLINQQQNMDNAEAVSGKLLLYTIQQLVARLNVERIALGQPQLVDDSQSNMGQQGLLNHNMGGHLNIGSNDMRGVDVHTVQKIQEILQRIDQVLEQRIGDISVMSYNQKVNEIGLLLAGQIEEIGLVQLLGEILQQGSVQQQHRKGQVANILENQAAQTLLAGIVKVIDNKVQQVYRTRKEFINTLEGVTIHDVDVDQLQTYLEYAEVDLSNLLKNNMDQTKEVVGRVPRLNHKNFKIEVDVTSDRQQQVVVRNLLVPKVDGLGNKIPLQERRQNVIVLDITTAQLNPGHNVLKLRSNDVTLTARDTTPLTQIYQHVMQALNDNIQLPRNLLVGQTNRLPHRLLLPRGRTNGLPMQLITVITRVQQQSAGLRNQGSSSALDILLLDHLPLNYPLHCDITDLDGVVNMPNLMVKDVKIYHDDNIQTHIY is encoded by the exons ATGCAacgtatttttgtaatattactgGGCTTGGCCAGCCTGGTGGCTGGTGGTGTTATACTGGATCGAGGTAGAGTGGGTCTTACTGGTCAAGTCGGTTTGGGTTTGCAAACTATGCAGG GTATACAAGGAGGTGTTGGTGGTATGGGAATTGGTATTGGTTCTGGCACTGGTCAAACCTTGTCGAGAGATGAATTATTGCGTCAGAAATTCATTTTGGATGTTTTACATTTGGTTTATCAGCCTTTGCAGCAGCAGGAGTTATTGCAGTTAGATGATGCTAATACCGTGGCCAATGAGGATCTTTATATGCGT CCTTTAACCCGTGAAATGCTTATGGTTTTGGATATGATACGCAACAATCAAATGCTGGGCAAGCAAACCATTTGTCGGATCGCAAATGATTCACATATGCAGCAAATGTTGGGTCTCTATAGACTTTTGGTAAATGCCCGTGATTTCCAGACTTTCCAACGTTTGGTAGTCTATGCCCGCCAAAACGTTAATACCGAAATGTTTGTCAATTCCTTGATTTTGGCTTTGGGAGAACGCAACGATACCCAGATGTTGATTGTGCCTGCTTTGTATGAAGTTTTGGCTGAAATTTACCAACAAGATCAGGTTATTAATCAAGTTATTGATCAAGTACATCAAATGGAATCGGGATCTTCTTCAGTTAGACCTCAATTGATGGATGTTATTGGTATGGGCCATCAAAATCGTTTCTTGGCCGATCAGCAACAGCAACAGGGTGGTCTCTTGGGTGTCTTGAATCGATCTCAATTGTGGATGCCATGGCGTGAATTCCATCGTCAATTAGCTTGGCGCAAAATGATGCTTGGCGGTAGAGGTCCCGGTATGATGGGTAGTAATGTAGTGCAACAACAGGGTCAAATTCAACAGGATAAATTGGAAATTCCTCTAGCTGGTAGTGGCTTATTGAGCCAGGATATAGGTCTTAAAGCTTATGTGAATATCCTTATCGATGAACTGATAGTAAATCAAGATAATGTAAGAAACTCCCAACACCAGCAACCTATTGGAATAGGTGGCAATTTGCAAGGACAAAGAGGACAAATAAATCGTGCTGGATATAATGATAATATGCATAGTAGTGCAGGCATTTCAGGCGGAAGAGGACAATCTCATAGCTTCGGTGGATTTGGAAACTATCAACAAGGCGGTGATAATGTTATGGGAGGATTTGGAAAACATGGTGGCGATAATGATGACAATGATTACCAACAAAGAGGTTTTCTCAGTGGCAGACGCGAAAATACTTTAGGAGGAGGTCGAACAAATACTTTAGGTGGTTTGGGAAGAAATCGAGGTGATAACGATTACTACCAACAAGGTGGTATTCAAAGTGGCAGACATGGTAATACTTTGGAAGGAGGTGTCAATACTGATCGTCTCTTATTTGTAGGCCGTCGTCAGCGTGGTAATGATGTGGATGTAAACGATGATCTTAATCGCAATAATATGGGAAGACGTAGAATTGACCTCGATACGGATGAACTTCAAGGTAATGGCGGCAGAAGACTTGGTGGTTTGGATATTGACTATGAACATGCTATGGATAGAAATCGTGTTATGGCGGGAGGAAGACGTCAAACACAaactcaaaacaaaaatatttatgataacgACGACTTGCAAATGGGAGGCGGAAGAAGATATTTCGGAAACATGCAACGCAATCAAGGACAAAACGCAGGCAGCAATTTGCAGGAAAGAGAAAATGGCATTAACACTGTCAGTGCCAATGATGCTCGTCTATTGTTTGTAGGCAGACGTCGTAAAGATCCCAATAATGTACAAACTATCAGTGGGGGTAATAttcatgacgatgatgatgacgatagaATCTCTGGAGGACGTCGTGTTTCCAAGGAAGACAAAAATGAAGAACGCCAAAACAAGAACAAATACCATTATAAAGATGATGACGAAGACTCCCAATACGATAGGAGACGAGAGAACAGCGAACGTTATATTAATGTCAATAGAAGAGGTATGTTCTTGGGCCAAAACCCAAATGATGATTACAATGATTTGCCCTGGAATAGGCAACAAGGTCGGTATGGCTTGAATGTTAACGGTCGTAATAATTGGCGTCAACAGCAAATTATTGATGATGATGTCTATGGCAATTTGTACGGTAAACAAGGTCAAGGTTTAGGCATGGGTGTGGGTCGTGGTCGTAGTGATTTTCTTAATATTGTCAATCGTGGTCAAAGACAACCATTTGATAATGAACAGGATTTAATGTGGAATCAAGGCGGTAGCTTAGATATGCATTTACCCACCACCAGCATTGATGATGAACGTTTATTACATGTTAATCGCCATAAACTTAGCCAAGTCGAAGAGGGACGTCGTGTTAGCAACGCACAACAAGAtctagatgatgatgatgaagaataTATGTACCAAACATATGGACAAGGACGCAACAGCCAGGGAAATGTACGTGGTCAACAGCAAACAAATTATCAGCCCAACAGCTATGATGTGAACAGTCGTGGTAACCAGGGCAGCAATAGCAATCGTGGACAAAATCGTGAAACCACTGGACGCCGCTACAGGCGCAGTCTTATCAATCAACAGCAAAATATGGACAATGCTGAGGCGGTTAGTGGAAAGCTATTGTTGTATACCATACAACAATTAGTAGCACGTCTCAATGTAGAACGTATCGCCTTGGGACAACCACAATTGGTAGATGATTCTCAAAGTAACATGGGACAACAAGGTCTCCTTAACCACAATATGGGAGGACACTTAAACATTGGCTCCAACGATATGCGTGGTGTTGATGTACATACCGTGcaaaaaattcaagaaattcTCCAGCGTATTGATCAAGTTTTGGAACAAAGAATTGGTGACATCTCCGTCATGAGCTATAATCAAAAAGTCAATGAAATTGGTCTCTTGCTAGCAGGTCAAATTGAAGAAATTGGTTTGGTACAACTCTTGGGCGAGATTCTGCAACAAGGCAGCGTACAGCAACAACACCGTAAAGGACAAGTAgctaatattttggaaaatcaaGCAGCTCAAACCCTCTTAGCCGGCATAGTGAAAGTCATCGACAACAAGGTACAACAGGTGTATAGAACCCGTAAGGAGTTTATTAATACTTTAGAAGGTGTTACCATTCATGATGTAGATGTTGATCAATTGCAAACCTATTTGGAATATGCTGAAGTTGATCTAAGCAATTTGCTTAAGAACAATATGGATCAAACGAAAGAAGTTGTAGGTCGCGTGCCTCGTCTTAaccacaaaaactttaaaattgaaGTAGATGTTACTTCCGATCGCCAACAGCAGGTGGTGGTGCGCAATTTATTGGTGCCCAAAGTAGATGGTTTAGGAAACAAAATTCCCCTACAAGAAAGACGTCAAAATGTCATTGTCTTAGACATAACTACTGCTCAATTAAATCCCGGCCACAATGTCTTGAAACTTCGTTCGAATGATGTAACCTTGACTGCCCGTGATACTACACCTCTTACCCAGATTTACCAACATGTTATGCAAGCCTTAAATGATAACATCCAGTTGCCACGCAATCTTTTGGTGGGTCAAACCAATCGGTTGCCTCATCGTTTGTTATTGCCACGTGGTCGTACTAATGGTTTACCCATGCAATTGATTACTGTCATCACTCGTGTTCAACAACAATCTGCTGGACTCCGTAATCAAGGTTCTTCTTCTGCTTTAGATATTTTACTACTCGATCATTTGCCTTTGAATTATCCTCTGCACTGTGATATCACCGATCTTGATGGTGTAGTAAACATGCCTAATCTTATGGTCAAGGATGTTAAAATCTATCATGATGATAATATTCAAACGCATATCTACTAA